CGACACGGCCGCGAACCTGCAGGCCGCCATCGCCGGCGAGACCTACGAGTTCACGACGATGTACCCGCCCATGCTCGAGCAGGCCGAGGCCGAAGGCCATGCCGCCCGGCGCATGTTCGGTTTTGCCGTGGAAGCAGAGGCCGTGCACGCGAAGCTCTATCAGCTCGCCCTCGCGGCGGTGAAGAGCGGCAAGGATCTCGCCGAGATCGCCTTCTACCTCTGCCCGGTCTGCGGGCACATCGAGCTCGGCGCGGCGCCGGAGCGTTGCCCGATCTGCAAGGCGCCGGCCGCGCGCTTCCTGCAGCTCTAGTCCGCGGAGGCGGCGGTGATCCTGCTCCTCAACGGCCCGCCGGGAGTGGGCAAGCGGGCCGTCGCCCGCGCGCTGTTGCCGCGCCTGGCCGATGCGGTCCTGCTCGAGGCGGCCGCCCTGGCCGCCTTCCCACCCGAGGACTGGCTGGACGCGCCCTATCGCCGCCAGGCCGAGGCCGCGCTGCTCGCGCTCGTCGACCACCACCTCGCGGCCGGCCGCCGGCGCTTCCTCAGCGCCGGCGCCTAGCCCGCAGGCAGCAGGCGGCGGTACACGGCCCAGGTGCTCTCCGCCACGCGATCCCAGGAGTAGTTGCCGACCGCATGCGCGTAGGCGCGCTCGCCGCCCGCGTGCACTGCCGCGGGGTCGGCGAGCAGCGCGGCGAGCTGGGCCCGCAGATCGTCCACGTCCTGCGAGCGGAAGCGAAAGCCCACCCCTTCGACCAGCTCGAGGTTCTCGGGGATGTCGCTGGAGAGCACGCAGCGGCCGAAGCTCATCGCCTCGAGCAGGGCGATCGAGAGGCCCTCGATCTCGCTCGGCTGCACGTAGAGATAGGCGTTGCTGAAGAGCTCCTCGAGCAGCGCGCCGCCCACGAAACCCGTGAAGACGACGCGCGCGTCGCCCGCGGCCAGCGCCTTCAGCTCCGCCACGTAGCGGTCCTCATGCAGGCCCTCGCCCGCGATCACCAGGCGCTTGTCGCTGTCCAGCGCGCGGAAGGCGCGGATCAGGTGGTGGGCGCCCTTCTCGGGCGTCAGGCGCGCGATGAAGAAGAGATAGCCGTCCTCGCCGAGACCCCACTTCTCGCGGATCTCGCGCGGCGCGCGCCGGGTCGGCGCCTGGATGCCGTTGGGGATGGCCTCCACCCGGCGGCCGAACTTGCGCTGGTAGTACTCCTGCAGCACCTGGCTGACGACGATCGTCGCATTGGGGAAGCGCACGCTGTAGCCCTCGCAGAGCTGCAGGTAGCGCCGCGCGAAGCGGCCCCACTTGGCGCGCTGCCAGTCGAGCCCGTGCACGGTGACCACCGTGCGGTGCCCGACCAGGCGCGGCAGCCAGGCGAAGATGCTCGGTCCCAGCGCGTGGTAGTGGACGATCCCGCGCGGCCGCACGAGCACGTCGAGCGTGGCGAGGAAGGCGTAGAGGATGGTGTCGAAGTGCTTGGTGCGCAGCGTTGGCAGGCGGCGCACGCGCACGCCCCGGTACTCGCGGATCGGGGCCAGATAGTAGCTGCGCCCGTAGACCGTGATCGCCGCCCGCCCGGCCAGCCGGGTGGCGATCTCCTCGATGTGCCGCTCGATTCCGCCCTGCGTGGTCGGTATGCCGCGCGTGCCGATGTGGTATACCTTCATGGGCAGGGGCGCCTCTGGACGACGGCCGCTCGCGGAATGCGGGGGCCTCCATCCTAGGCGGGGCTCCGAGGCCTGTCAACCTTGGCCCGGCGCCCGCGTCGGGCCGAGCGGCGCCGTGTGAAGCGAGACTGCGGTGAAGGAACTGCTGGTCGGCATCGCGGGGTCGGGCAAGACGCAGTGCTGCCTCGCACGCGCGCAGGCGGCCCTCGCCGCGGGCCGGCCCGTGCTCTATCTCGTGCCAAACGCCGACGAGGCAGCGCTCGTGCGGCG
This genomic interval from bacterium contains the following:
- a CDS encoding rubrerythrin family protein → MPSTTENLHEAFAGESQANQKYLAFAAQAEKEGFANVARLFRTTAEAERIHAAGHLQALAKVGDTAANLQAAIAGETYEFTTMYPPMLEQAEAEGHAARRMFGFAVEAEAVHAKLYQLALAAVKSGKDLAEIAFYLCPVCGHIELGAAPERCPICKAPAARFLQL
- a CDS encoding glycosyltransferase family 4 protein, translating into MKVYHIGTRGIPTTQGGIERHIEEIATRLAGRAAITVYGRSYYLAPIREYRGVRVRRLPTLRTKHFDTILYAFLATLDVLVRPRGIVHYHALGPSIFAWLPRLVGHRTVVTVHGLDWQRAKWGRFARRYLQLCEGYSVRFPNATIVVSQVLQEYYQRKFGRRVEAIPNGIQAPTRRAPREIREKWGLGEDGYLFFIARLTPEKGAHHLIRAFRALDSDKRLVIAGEGLHEDRYVAELKALAAGDARVVFTGFVGGALLEELFSNAYLYVQPSEIEGLSIALLEAMSFGRCVLSSDIPENLELVEGVGFRFRSQDVDDLRAQLAALLADPAAVHAGGERAYAHAVGNYSWDRVAESTWAVYRRLLPAG